In the Heterodontus francisci isolate sHetFra1 chromosome 8, sHetFra1.hap1, whole genome shotgun sequence genome, one interval contains:
- the LOC137373156 gene encoding uro-adherence factor A-like, whose amino-acid sequence MVLNPTTADVNKDDLIANTETWQQDDKDCVLNIEGYMTFKKNREPEDTKNIPVLAVIQEVEGREELGEITITREAVLTKLMELEADKSPGPSVLNEVVNEEIKGYGEQAGKWSSGQRSAKVDSLLTIKKAHLLTKQQTELMTETTGKSLNRSRIISPTKCSYRMQIKCVKPIPAKPTAVWSSGSDLHLSALVQLSAAPAHLKAIIGTGSREYKHIGPNVSSYVSPAIPEINEIPSVTQDTGVISTDVPPSVGVTTEKLTNPVSKRSVNPGESTGTLEVKGFTHRCNDPVADVEDSKVGEGTVKITGSEDTANSFRNDEAGQIESSEGLPRNAKEANFENEEVLLDWAAPAEQETEEGGGRFLEEKDRKIKGVNTSDGDGRQGRGVGDTEDSRSADQRLVTPISEGESPTDPNPAKSEEHTHVVDNVEAQGAPENAKQSVSAVSTILSEARLLSLGVSEAGPDVEEREYVGNEEAGRVKSPSPVLRSILNVGGSGEEEASFKQEGFVIKHEQEKNLSQTISSSDDLETGNEDNKETLASIVIAGFKLEKMDDGTASKLLSPVLATGEWERATIDQTGISRMELEGMEWKPRVTPELENETCKGAESEEQTSGMRLEVLELSAVDIGEVYEAHDGKLTEGSVSKRQECEWELVQSNEDPEGASKIRILRDLPRADIDPVENGPVGKGLEIIDEDELRKGFFPIGSYQEGSRSNPEVKVSDLEQIPSEGQDRVSIVYSLEERMEDKVIGVDFEVNKEAVSKENSKTASMEMGSHEEDIHAMEPPSLIVEPRAELKVPALNVASEAQPGQIMINSDAAPETGPEIQSGETERDSDTKEDMSAPASKFENREVRLMEAGSGGNDGELDLRCLTLEAGRSEETDDKMDGDLQVQVQETVAGFVTHSEVCSLIDGKRSQTESGHQEIKGVEMKEDLEALTDDAETHSFAGIRQEDERGVKLQDDEADLGTKTETHPLKRTIGSQLLLEGEHSGTENQVTEVRAKQESEMGKSEKHLGHLTPEATPLAKAAEGGPEAVRGFSGSEPRDCWEDPEAERHKVAEPKAAVAMGHTAAEAIETNVGIAELAAENKVERVGERLVMQRVTVVVHTQDRESLETQDREMMVQTHDEETVLETQDREVIIETQDRETVAETQAREVIVETQAREVIVETQAREVIVETQARETVAETQAREVIVETQDREVIVETQDREAIVETQDRETVSETQEAEKVLEIQDRETVSQTKDQETVSETQDRETVLEMQNRETVSEICNPEKLSKTQDRETVSETQDREMIIETQGRETVSETQDEQPVSETRNREPVSETRDPETVSETQARGTMVKIQDPETQDRGMFTETQHKDTGLETQNMEPVPETQDKKGVEEAQDRDLGLETQNVDTVAEIQIKDPGLEMQDRAPGSGTQDRGPKLKTQARVAGSETQDRETVSETQDRDPGSETQDQEAVSETQDKETMSETWDQEIVSGTGVRETVSDTQDQEAVSETQDKETMSETWDQEIVSGTGVRETVSDTQDQETVSKTQDQETVSNMGVRKIVSEIRDQETVAEAQDEQIVSETQDPETVSETLDMEVLTEIQDKDHGLEIQNMEPVPETKDREGVEEFQINDPRLETQDMDPESESEGREAEAETSVREILVAAQDREAMVETQDREAMVETQDREAMVETQDREAVVETLGSEAVVETQDREVVVETQDREAMVETQDREAMVETQDREAVVETLGSEAVVETQDREVVVETQDREVVVETQDREVVVETQDREVVVETQDREVVVETQDREVVVETQDREAVVETLDREAVVETLGSEAVVETLGSEAVVETQDREAVVETQDREAVVETQDREAVVETQDREAVVETQDREAVVETQDREAVVETLGSEAVVETLGSEAVVETQDREAVVETQDRAPGLETQGRAPGLETQGRETIVGTQNYRTVQDTKSQEAMEELQDPETEHGRNEATIRGKAPRGCSASEMESSFNIPTQRSVGHWSILDTDPICSEALMRLNALEEVMRNPECATGEANIVGAAGDKPARSPSYGDGDTGTTFSNQSHSMVSTKIQPETNKTSEAAHVICLNPAAQRRGDVYGTLPQPETDGEPLPAILEARPNHNLT is encoded by the exons atggttttgaatcccaccacggcagatg TAAATAAAGATGATCTGATAGCCAATACGGAGACGTGGCAGCAGGATGACAAGGACtgtgtcctgaatattgaggggtatatgacattcaagaagaatagggagccag aggatacaaaaaacattccagtattagctgtaattcaggaggtggaaggaagagaggaacttggtgaaattacaatcactagggaagcggtactgaccaaactgatggagctggagGCTGACAAGTCCCCCGGTCCTAGCGTCCTAAATGAGGTGGTTAATGAG gaaatcaagggatatggggagcaggcgggaaagtggagttcaggacaAAGATCAGCCAAAGTTGACTCTTTGTTAACCATAAAGAAAGCCCATTTACTCACCaaacagcaaacagaactcatgactgaAACTACAGGAAAATCTCTCAATAGAAGCAGGATTATTTCCCCAACAAAATGCAGTTACAGAATGCAAATTAAGTGCGTAAAACCAATCCCGGCAAAACCTACAGCTGTGTGGTCTTCAG GGTCTGATTTGCATCTGAGTGCCCTAGTCCAACTATCCGCTGCCCCCGCCCACCTGAAAGCCATAATTGGTACAGGCTCTCG cgaATACAAGCATATTGGACCCAatgtctcttcatacgtcagtcctgccatcccagaaatca ATGAGATCCCATCAGTCACACAGGACACGGGAGTGATCTCGACTGATGTGCCCCCATCAGTGGGAGTGACAACAGAGAAACTGACAAATCCAGTATCAAAAAGATCTGTAAATCCTGGGGAATCAACAGGAACACTGGAAGTGAAAGGGTTCACACACCGATGCAACGATCCAGTTGCAGACGTTGAAGATTCCAAGGTGGGAGAAGGGACAGTGAAGATCACTGGGAGTGAAGACACTGCCAATTCCTTTCGGAATGACgaagcaggacagattgagagttcGGAAGGGCTTCCCAGGAATGCAAAAGAAGCAAACTTTGAGAATGAGGAAGTACTTTTGGACTGGGCAGCACCAGCAGAACAAGAAacagaagaaggaggaggaagattCCTTGAAGAAAAGGACAGGAAGATCAAAGGTGTGAACACATCAGATGGAGATGGAAGGCAAGGCAGAGGAGTTGGAGACACAGAGGATTCAAGATCTGCAGATCAAAGGCTGGTTACACCAATCAGTGAGGGGGAATCTCCCACAGACCCGAACCCTGCAAAATCTGAGGAACACACACATGTAGTAGACAATGTGGAAGCTCAGGGTGCACCAGAGAATGCAAAGCAGAGCGTGTCAGCGGTGAGTACGATCCTGTCTGAAGCGCGACTACTGAGTTTGGGAGTGTCTGAGGCAGGTCCTGATGTGGAAGAAAGGGAATATGTAGGAAATGAGGAAGCTGGAAGAGTAAAATCACCCAGCCCAGTGCTGAGGTCCATCCTCAATGTCGGAGGAAGCGGGGAGGAGGAAGCTAGTTTCAAACAAGAGGGATTTGTAATAAAGCATGAACAGGAGAAAAACCTGAGTCAAACAATATCCTCTTCCGATGATTTAGAAACTGGAAATGAGGATAACAAGGAAACGCTGGCATCTATTGTGATAGCGGGATTCAAACTTGAGAAAATGGATGATGGAACGGCAAGTAAGCTCCTTAGTCCAGTGCTGGCAACTGGAGAATGGGAAAGAGCTACTatagatcagacaggcatttccagAATGGAATTGGAAGGCATGGAATGGAAACCCAGAGTCACTCCAGAGCTGGAGAATGAAACTTGCAAAGGAGCAGAATCAGAAGAGCAGACGAGTGGCATGAGATTAGAAGTTTTGGAATTGAGTGCTGTAGATATTGGAGAAGTTTATGAAGCACATGATGGAAAACTCACCGAGGGGTCAGTATCAAAACGTCAGGAGTGTGAGTGGGAATTGGTTCAGAGCAATGAAGATCCTGAAGGAGCTTCTAAGATCAGAATATTGCGAGACCTTCCCAGGGCTGACATTGATCCAGTAGAGAATGGCCCAGTGGGAAAAGGATTGGAGATTATTGATGAAGACGAGCTAAGAAAGGGCTTCTTCCCAATTGGAAGTTACCAGGAAGGTAGCAGAAGTAATCCTGAGGTGAAGGTTAGTGATCTGGAACAGATCCCTTCTGAAGGTCAAGATAGAGTAAGCATTGTATATTCATTGGAAGAACGAATGGAAGACAAGGTGATTGGGGTAGACTTTGAAGTAAACAAAGAGGCTGTTTCTAAGGAAAATTCCAAAACTGCAAGTATGGAGATGGGAAGCCATGAAGAAGATATTCACGCAATGGAGCCACCATCTCTGATTGTTGAGCCTAGGGCAGAGCTGAAAGTTCCAGCTCTCAATGTGGCATCTGAAGCACAACCAGGGCAGATTATGATAAACTCAGATGCTGCTCCTGAAACCGGTCCAGAAATACAAtcaggagagacagaaagggattcTGATACCAAAGAGGACATGTCTGCTCCCGCAAGCAAGTTTGAGAATCGTGAAGTGAGGTTAATGGAAGCAGGTTCAGGAGGAAATgatggggagttggatttgagatgtctgACCTTAGAGGCCGGGAGAAGTGAAGAAACTGATGACAAAATGGATGGAGATTTACAAGTACAAGTGCAGGAAACGGTGGCAGGTTTTGTGACACACAGTGAAGTCTGCTCGCTAATTGATGGCAAACGAAGCCAAACAGAATCTGGCCACCAGGAAATAAAAGGAGTGGAGATGAAAGAAGATTTGGAAGCTTTAACAGATGATGCTGAAACTCACTCATTTGCAGGGATCAGGCAGGAAGATGAGAGAGGGGTGAAATTACAAGATGACGAGGCAGATTTGGGAACTAAGACTGAAACCCACCCACTGAAACGCACAATAGGCTCGCAGCTGCTCCTTGAGGGAGAGCACTCAGGTACAGAAAATCAGGTAACAGAAGTCAGGGCAAAGCAAGAAAGTGAAATGGGAAAATCAGAGAAACATTTGGGACATTTGACACCAGAGGCCACGCCATTGGCGAAAGCTGCTGAAGGTGGCCCCGAGGCAGTCCGAGGATTCAGCGGCTCAGAGCCCAGGGATTGTTGGGAGGATCCTGAGGCTGAGAGACATAAAGTGGCAGAGCCCAAAGCGGCGGTAGCTATGGGCCATACTGCAGCAGAGGCCATCGAGACTAATGTAGGAATAGCTGAACTAGCAGCTGAAAATAAAGTAGAAAGAGTTGGGGAAAGGTTAGTAATGCAAAGGGTGACGGTCGTGGtgcacacacaggacagggaatcaTTAGAAACACAGGACAGGGAGATGATGGTACAAACACATGATGAGGAAACAGTATTAGAAACACAGGACAGGGAGGTGATAATAGAAACACAGGACAGGGAAACAGTGGCAGAAACACAGGCCAGGGAGGTGATAGTAGAAACACAGGCCAGGGAGGTGATAGTAGAAACACAGGCCAGGGAGGTGATAGTAGAAACACAGGCCAGGGAAACAGTGGCAGAAACACAGGCCAGGGAGGTGATAGTAGAAACACAGGACAGGGAGGTGATAGTAGAAACACAGGACAGGGAGGCGATAGTAGAAACACAGGACAGGGAAACAGTGTCAGAGACACAGGAGGCtgaaaaagtgctagaaatacaagACAGGGAAACAGTATCACAAACAAAGGACCAGGAAACAGTGTCAGAaacacaggacagagaaacagtgcTGGAAATGCAGAACAGAGAAACAGTATCAGAAATATGCAACCCGGAAAAATTGTCAAAAACACAGGACAGGGAAACAGTGTCAGAGACACAGGACAGGGAGATGATAATAGAAACACAGGGCAGGGAAACAGTGTCAGAAACACAGGATGAACAACCAGTGTCAGAAACACGGAACAGGGAACCAGTGTCAGAGACACGGGACCCAGAAACTGTGTCAGAAACACAGGCCAGGGGAACTATGGTAAAAATACAAGACCCAGAAACACAGGATAGGGGAATGTTCACTGAAACTCAACACAAGGATACTGGTCTAGAAACACAGAACATGGAGCCTGTGCCAGAAACACAGGACAAGAAAGGTGTTGAAGAAGCACAGGACAGAGATCTTGGTTTAGAAACACAGAATGTGGACACAGTGGCAGAAATTCAGATCAAGGATCCAGGGTTAGAAATGCAAGACAGGGCTCCTGGATCAGGAACACAGGACAGGGGGCCTAAGTTAAAAACACAAGCCAGAGTGGCTGGATCAGAAACACAGGACAGGGAAACAGTGTCAGAAACACAGGACAGGGATCCTGGGTCAGAAACACAGGACCAGGAAGCAGTGTCAGAAACACAGGACAAAGAAACAATGTCTGAAACATGGGACCAGGAAATAGTGTCAGGCACGGGGGTCAGGGAAACCGTGTCAGATACACAGGACCAGGAAGCAGTGTCAGAAACGCAGGACAAAGAAACAATGTCTGAAACATGGGACCAGGAAATAGTGTCAGGCACGGGCGTCAGGGAAACCGTGTCAGATACACAGGACCAGGAAACAGTGTCCAAAACGCAGGACCAGGAAACAGTGTCAAACATGGGGGTCAGGAAAATAGTGTCAGAAATACGGGATCAGGAAACTGTGGCCGAAGCACAGGATGAGCAAATAGTGTCAGAAACACAGGATCCAGAAACAGTGTCAGAAACGCTGGACATGGAAGTATTGACTGAAATTCAAGACAAGGATCATGGTCTAGAAATACAGAACATGGAGCCTGTGCCAGAAACAAAGGACAGGGAGGGTGTTGAAGAATTTCAGATTAATGATCCAAGGTTAGAAACCCAGGACATGGATCCTGAGTCAGAATCAGAGggcagagaggcagaggcagaaaccTCTGTCAGGGAAATATTGGTAGCAGCACAGGACAGGGAGGCAATGGTAGAAACACAGGACAGGGAGGCAATGGTAGAAACACAGGACAGGGAGGCAATGGTAGAAACACAGGACAGGGAGGCAGTGGTAGAAACACTGGGCAGCGAGGCAGTGGTAGAAACACAGGACAGGGAGGTAGTGGTAGAAACACAGGACAGGGAGGCAATGGTAGAAACACAGGACAGGGAGGCAATGGTAGAAACACAGGACAGGGAGGCAGTGGTAGAAACACTGGGCAGCGAGGCAGTGGTAGAAACACAGGACAGGGAGGTAGTGGTAGAAACACAGGACAGGGAGGTAGTGGTAGAAACACAGGACAGGGAGGTAGTGGTAGAAACACAGGACAGGGAGGTAGTGGTAGAAACACAGGACAGGGAGGTAGTGGTAGAAACACAGGACAGGGAGGTAGTGGTAGAAACACAGGACAGGGAGGCAGTGGTAGAAACACTGGACAGGGAGGCAGTGGTAGAAACACTGGGCAGCGAGGCAGTGGTAGAAACACTGGGCAGCGAGGCAGTGGTAGAAACACAGGACAGGGAGGCAGTGGTAGAAACACAGGACAGGGAGGCAGTGGTAGAAACACAGGACAGGGAGGCAGTGGTAGAAACACAGGACAGGGAGGCAGTGGTAGAAACACAGGACAGGGAGGCAGTGGTAGAAACACAGGACAGGGAGGCAGTGGTAGAAACACTGGGCAGCGAGGCAGTGGTAGAAACACTGGGCAGCGAGGCAGTGGTAGAAACACAGGACAGGGAGGCAGTGGTAGAAACACAGGACAGGGCGCCTGGGTTAGAGACACAGGGCAGGGCGCCAGGGTTAGAAACACAGGGCAGGGAGACAATAGTGGGCACCCAGAATTACCGCACAGTGCAGGACACTAAAAGCCAGGAAGCAATGGAAGAACTGCAGGATCCAGAGACTGAGCACGGCCGGAATGAGGCAACAATAAGAGGAAAGGCACCCCGAGGATGTTCTGCCAGCGAGATGGAAAGCAGCTTCAACATTCCCACACAGCGATCTGTAGGACACTGGAGCATCCTGGATACAGACCCGATCTGCTCCGAGGCCCTGATGCGCTTAAATGCACTCGAGGAAGTGATGAGGAACCCAGAGTGTGCAACCGGAGAGGCCAACATTGTGGGAGCTGCTGGAGACAAACCTGCCAGGTCACCGTCATACGGCGATGGAGACACAGGAACGACTTTCTCCAACCAGAGCCACAGCATGGTCTCGACCAAGATCCAGCCAGAGACCAACAAGACCTCGGAGGCCGCCCACGTGATTTGTTTGAATCCTGCAGCCCAGCGGCGAGGTGATGTTTACGGTACATTGCCACAGCCAGAAACTGATGGTGAGCCGCTTCCAGCAATACTGGAGGCTCGGCCAAACCACAACCTAACCTGA